A single region of the Vespula pensylvanica isolate Volc-1 chromosome 8, ASM1446617v1, whole genome shotgun sequence genome encodes:
- the LOC122630930 gene encoding protein CLEC16A homolog isoform X1, which yields MKMFRSRSWFGGGLWKPKNPHSLEHLKYLYNVLSKNQTVSENNRGLLVETLRSIAEILIWGDQNDSSVFDFFLEKNMLSFFLRIMKQKCGSYVCVQLLQTLNILFENIRNETSLYYLLSNNHVNSIIVHKFDFSDEEVMAYYISFLKTLSLKLNTHTIHFFYNEVNEHTNDFPLYTEAIKFFNHSEGMVRIAVRTLTLNVYRVEDVSMLAFIRDRTAAPYFSNLVWFIGNHIIELDTCVRNDADHQSQNRLSDLVAEHLDHLHYLNDILCLNIPDLNKVLSEHLLHKLLVPLYVYSLMKQKDLYQNQDERKYVSVVVALFLLSQVFLIVSHGPLVYTLAAVILKSDLNMIQIGVRKVIETFSDISSNKLIEFSQPKETLEKSLENLCESLTISESLNEDDNNVEFTSEIGETIGEKVQDLSKPSTSRAHMLPCDTSIKSSEELDMNISTEELEDIKHLNVTDEEKERLALESPLTQSQIQHNALELLSNKPFLETILNSLFCTENDYAALFGLCLLYALANNQGINRETLDLVLSPSQNAETKNWYNDILIDRLIHIITLSCQTNAKVRLVTLELTIKLLTQLVLSEGQSLLKDSHLAAIEAAKEQSTALLRNFYKNEEIFLDMFEDEYNEIQKRPLNVEWLMMDSNILLPPTGTPMTGIEFSKRLPCGEEERARRAIRVFFLIRELSFTINMEEETQLPLTSPDNCVQVTNVLDLNNSDIIACTVVWKDGQKIHWFLVVDDTQLILVEPDAKLGWGVAKVVAFLQDIEVAGDKDDSRCLNLTIYKPLSNSTGNRVPLLSTKFIFNDHIRCMAAKQRLTKGKIKVRQRKINQIARLLDIPTSIPHSSTPPNYALRNMRHDRILGRGQRQKDQSRPMFTVNKVPGFAAQMRREHVLRPVLGLPSTSCKRVDNNSNEKIHENGLRSRDSSPKMPRPRSEEIPLEDMRNRKTSLTSNGASASHICLEKKDNSNSGSSTNSESSSIIRKRSEETSFTSPQNQEVKPRRKGQVETV from the exons ATGAAAATGTTTCGAAGTCGTAGTTGGTTTGGAGGAGGCCTTTGGAAGCCAAAAAATCCACATTCTTTAGAGCACCTTAA GTACCTGTACAATGTTCTGTCGAAAAATCAAACAGTTTCTGAAAATAATAGAGGTTTATTAGTAGAAACTCTTCGTTCAATAgctgaaattttaatatgggGTGACCAAAACGATAGTAGCGTCTTTGA CTTCTTTTTGGAAAAGAACATGCTTTCATTCTTCTTGCGTATTATGAAGCAGAAATGTGGAAGCTATGTATGTGTTCAATTACTTCAGACgctcaatattttatttgaaaatatacgtAATGAAACATCTTTGT acTACCTACTAAGTAATAACCATGTAAATAGTATTATTGTGCACAAATTTGACTTCAGTGATGAGGAGGTAATGGCATATTACATCAGTTTCTTAAAAACCTTGAGCTTGAAGTTAAATACTCATACCATCCATTTCTTCTATAATGAGGTAAACGAG cATACCAATGACTTTCCTCTATATACGGAAGCCATTAAGTTTTTCAATCATTCAGAGGGTATGGTTCGTATAGCAGTAAGAACTTTGACTTTAAATGTATATCGTGTGGAAGATGTGTCTATGTTGGCATTTATAAGAGATCGCACAGCAGCACCTTATTTTAGTAATCTTGTATGGTTTATTGGTAATCATATTATAGAATTGGATACATGTGTCCGAAATGATGCAGA tCATCAAAGTCAAAATAGATTATCAGATTTAGTGGCAGAACACTTGGATCATTTgcattatttaaatgatatactTTGTTTAAATATACCCGATCTTAACAAAGTACTCTCAGAACATCTGTTGCATAAATTACTAGTTccactatatgtatattctttaatgaaacaaaaagatctTTATCAAAATCAg gatgaaagaaaatatgtcaGTGTGGTTGTGgcattatttttactttctcaaGTTTTTTTGATTGTTTCTCATGGACCTCTTGTATATACTTTAGCAGCTGTGATACTAAAATCTGATTTGAATATGATTCAAATAGGAGTAAGAAAAGTGATTGAAACATTTAGTGATATAtcatcaaataaattaatcgaattttcaCAGCCAAAAGAAACATTAGAAAAGTCCTTAGAAAATTTATGTGAATCATTAACCATATCAGAAAGTCTCAatgaagatgataataatgtagAATTTACAAGTGAGATTGGAGAAACTATAGGTGAAAAAGTACAAGATTTAAGTAAACCTAGCACATCACGTGCTCATATGTTGCCCTGTGATACATCTATTAAGAGCTCTGAGGAATTAGATATGAATATTTCGACTGAAGAACTAGAAGACATAAAGCATTTGAATGTAActgatgaagagaaagaacgtttgGCACTAGAAAGTCCATTAACACAGAGTCAAATACAACATAATGCTcttgaattattatcaaataaaccATTTTTAGAAACTATATTGAATTCCTTATTTTGTACAGAAAATGATTATGCTGCATTATTTGGATTGTGCTTACTTTATGCATTAGCCAATAACCAg ggTATAAATCGTGAAACATTGGATTTAGTTTTATCTCCTTCACAGAATGCAGAAACAAAGAATTGGTacaatgatatattaatagatagaCTAATTCATATAATCACTCTAAGCTGTCAAACAA aTGCTAAAGTAAGGCTTGTTACACTGGAATTAACAATCAAATTGTTGACACAGTTAGTTTTATCAGAAGGACAAAGTCTTCTAAAAGATTCGCATTTAGCAGCAATTGAAGCAGCAAAAGAACAAAGCACAGCACTTTTGAGGAACTTTTATAAG aatgaAGAGATATTCTTGGATATGTTTGAGGacgaatataatgaaattcaaaaaagaCCTTTAAATGTTGAATGGTTGATGATGGacagtaatattttattacctcCTACGGGTACCCCAATGACTGGTATTGAATTTAGTAAACGATTACCATGTGGTGAA gagGAAAGAGCACGTCGTGCGATTAgagtatttttcttaattcggGAATTGTCTTTCACTATTAATATGGAAGAAGAAACACAGCTACCCTTAACAAGTCCAGATAATTGTGTTCAAGTTACCAACGTACTTGATCTAA ATAACAGTGACATAATAGCATGTACAGTTGTATGGAAAGATGGACAAAAAATCCATTGGTTTTTGGTCGTTGATGATACACAATTAATTCTAGTTGAACCTGACGCCAAGCTTGGGTGGGGTGTAGCAAAAGTAGTAGCCTTTTTACAGGATATTGAAGTAGCAGGTGACAAGGACGATTCCAGATGTTTGAATTTAACTATATACAAGCCTCTGAGTAATAGCACAGGCAACAGAGTTCCATTGCTATCAactaaatttatctttaatgaTCATATTAGGTGCATGGCTGCAAAACAaag GCTAACCAaaggtaaaataaaagtacggcaaagaaagataaatcaaATCGCTCGATTATTGGATATACCAACAAGTATACCCCATTCGTCTACTCCCCCAAACTATGCTTTACGTAATATGCGACATGACC GTATTCTTGGACGTGGACAAAGGCAGAAGGATCAATCAAGACCAATGTTTACGGTAAATAAAGTTCCAGGATTCGCTGCACAAATGCGCAGGGAACATGTCCTTAGACCTGTTCTTGGTCTTCCATCAACTAGTTGTAAGCGTGTTGATAATAACTCTAATGAGAAGATTCATGAAAATGGTTTACGATCTAGAGATAGTTCTCCAAAAATGCCACGTCCGCGTAGCGAGGAAATACCTCTTGAGGATATGCGTAATCGTAAAACATCTTTGACGTCTAATGGAGCAAGCGCATCTCACATATGtttagagaagaaagataatagcAATTCTGGTAGTTCAACTAATAGTGAATCTTCATCTATAATTAGAAAACGTTCCGAAGAAACATCGTTTACTTCTCCTCAAAATCAAGAAGTTAAACCACGTAGAAAGGGTCAAGTGGAGACTGTATGA
- the LOC122630930 gene encoding protein CLEC16A homolog isoform X3 — MKMFRSRSWFGGGLWKPKNPHSLEHLKYLYNVLSKNQTVSENNRGLLVETLRSIAEILIWGDQNDSSVFDFFLEKNMLSFFLRIMKQKCGSYVCVQLLQTLNILFENIRNETSLYYLLSNNHVNSIIVHKFDFSDEEVMAYYISFLKTLSLKLNTHTIHFFYNEVNEHTNDFPLYTEAIKFFNHSEGMVRIAVRTLTLNVYRVEDVSMLAFIRDRTAAPYFSNLVWFIGNHIIELDTCVRNDADHQSQNRLSDLVAEHLDHLHYLNDILCLNIPDLNKVLSEHLLHKLLVPLYVYSLMKQKDLYQNQDERKYVSVVVALFLLSQVFLIVSHGPLVYTLAAVILKSDLNMIQIGVRKVIETFSDISSNKLIEFSQPKETLEKSLENLCESLTISESLNEDDNNVEFTSEIGETIGEKVQDLSKPSTSRAHMLPCDTSIKSSEELDMNISTEELEDIKHLNVTDEEKERLALESPLTQSQIQHNALELLSNKPFLETILNSLFCTENDYAALFGLCLLYALANNQNAETKNWYNDILIDRLIHIITLSCQTNAKVRLVTLELTIKLLTQLVLSEGQSLLKDSHLAAIEAAKEQSTALLRNFYKNEEIFLDMFEDEYNEIQKRPLNVEWLMMDSNILLPPTGTPMTGIEFSKRLPCGEEERARRAIRVFFLIRELSFTINMEEETQLPLTSPDNCVQVTNVLDLNNSDIIACTVVWKDGQKIHWFLVVDDTQLILVEPDAKLGWGVAKVVAFLQDIEVAGDKDDSRCLNLTIYKPLSNSTGNRVPLLSTKFIFNDHIRCMAAKQRLTKGKIKVRQRKINQIARLLDIPTSIPHSSTPPNYALRNMRHDRILGRGQRQKDQSRPMFTVNKVPGFAAQMRREHVLRPVLGLPSTSCKRVDNNSNEKIHENGLRSRDSSPKMPRPRSEEIPLEDMRNRKTSLTSNGASASHICLEKKDNSNSGSSTNSESSSIIRKRSEETSFTSPQNQEVKPRRKGQVETV; from the exons ATGAAAATGTTTCGAAGTCGTAGTTGGTTTGGAGGAGGCCTTTGGAAGCCAAAAAATCCACATTCTTTAGAGCACCTTAA GTACCTGTACAATGTTCTGTCGAAAAATCAAACAGTTTCTGAAAATAATAGAGGTTTATTAGTAGAAACTCTTCGTTCAATAgctgaaattttaatatgggGTGACCAAAACGATAGTAGCGTCTTTGA CTTCTTTTTGGAAAAGAACATGCTTTCATTCTTCTTGCGTATTATGAAGCAGAAATGTGGAAGCTATGTATGTGTTCAATTACTTCAGACgctcaatattttatttgaaaatatacgtAATGAAACATCTTTGT acTACCTACTAAGTAATAACCATGTAAATAGTATTATTGTGCACAAATTTGACTTCAGTGATGAGGAGGTAATGGCATATTACATCAGTTTCTTAAAAACCTTGAGCTTGAAGTTAAATACTCATACCATCCATTTCTTCTATAATGAGGTAAACGAG cATACCAATGACTTTCCTCTATATACGGAAGCCATTAAGTTTTTCAATCATTCAGAGGGTATGGTTCGTATAGCAGTAAGAACTTTGACTTTAAATGTATATCGTGTGGAAGATGTGTCTATGTTGGCATTTATAAGAGATCGCACAGCAGCACCTTATTTTAGTAATCTTGTATGGTTTATTGGTAATCATATTATAGAATTGGATACATGTGTCCGAAATGATGCAGA tCATCAAAGTCAAAATAGATTATCAGATTTAGTGGCAGAACACTTGGATCATTTgcattatttaaatgatatactTTGTTTAAATATACCCGATCTTAACAAAGTACTCTCAGAACATCTGTTGCATAAATTACTAGTTccactatatgtatattctttaatgaaacaaaaagatctTTATCAAAATCAg gatgaaagaaaatatgtcaGTGTGGTTGTGgcattatttttactttctcaaGTTTTTTTGATTGTTTCTCATGGACCTCTTGTATATACTTTAGCAGCTGTGATACTAAAATCTGATTTGAATATGATTCAAATAGGAGTAAGAAAAGTGATTGAAACATTTAGTGATATAtcatcaaataaattaatcgaattttcaCAGCCAAAAGAAACATTAGAAAAGTCCTTAGAAAATTTATGTGAATCATTAACCATATCAGAAAGTCTCAatgaagatgataataatgtagAATTTACAAGTGAGATTGGAGAAACTATAGGTGAAAAAGTACAAGATTTAAGTAAACCTAGCACATCACGTGCTCATATGTTGCCCTGTGATACATCTATTAAGAGCTCTGAGGAATTAGATATGAATATTTCGACTGAAGAACTAGAAGACATAAAGCATTTGAATGTAActgatgaagagaaagaacgtttgGCACTAGAAAGTCCATTAACACAGAGTCAAATACAACATAATGCTcttgaattattatcaaataaaccATTTTTAGAAACTATATTGAATTCCTTATTTTGTACAGAAAATGATTATGCTGCATTATTTGGATTGTGCTTACTTTATGCATTAGCCAATAACCAg AATGCAGAAACAAAGAATTGGTacaatgatatattaatagatagaCTAATTCATATAATCACTCTAAGCTGTCAAACAA aTGCTAAAGTAAGGCTTGTTACACTGGAATTAACAATCAAATTGTTGACACAGTTAGTTTTATCAGAAGGACAAAGTCTTCTAAAAGATTCGCATTTAGCAGCAATTGAAGCAGCAAAAGAACAAAGCACAGCACTTTTGAGGAACTTTTATAAG aatgaAGAGATATTCTTGGATATGTTTGAGGacgaatataatgaaattcaaaaaagaCCTTTAAATGTTGAATGGTTGATGATGGacagtaatattttattacctcCTACGGGTACCCCAATGACTGGTATTGAATTTAGTAAACGATTACCATGTGGTGAA gagGAAAGAGCACGTCGTGCGATTAgagtatttttcttaattcggGAATTGTCTTTCACTATTAATATGGAAGAAGAAACACAGCTACCCTTAACAAGTCCAGATAATTGTGTTCAAGTTACCAACGTACTTGATCTAA ATAACAGTGACATAATAGCATGTACAGTTGTATGGAAAGATGGACAAAAAATCCATTGGTTTTTGGTCGTTGATGATACACAATTAATTCTAGTTGAACCTGACGCCAAGCTTGGGTGGGGTGTAGCAAAAGTAGTAGCCTTTTTACAGGATATTGAAGTAGCAGGTGACAAGGACGATTCCAGATGTTTGAATTTAACTATATACAAGCCTCTGAGTAATAGCACAGGCAACAGAGTTCCATTGCTATCAactaaatttatctttaatgaTCATATTAGGTGCATGGCTGCAAAACAaag GCTAACCAaaggtaaaataaaagtacggcaaagaaagataaatcaaATCGCTCGATTATTGGATATACCAACAAGTATACCCCATTCGTCTACTCCCCCAAACTATGCTTTACGTAATATGCGACATGACC GTATTCTTGGACGTGGACAAAGGCAGAAGGATCAATCAAGACCAATGTTTACGGTAAATAAAGTTCCAGGATTCGCTGCACAAATGCGCAGGGAACATGTCCTTAGACCTGTTCTTGGTCTTCCATCAACTAGTTGTAAGCGTGTTGATAATAACTCTAATGAGAAGATTCATGAAAATGGTTTACGATCTAGAGATAGTTCTCCAAAAATGCCACGTCCGCGTAGCGAGGAAATACCTCTTGAGGATATGCGTAATCGTAAAACATCTTTGACGTCTAATGGAGCAAGCGCATCTCACATATGtttagagaagaaagataatagcAATTCTGGTAGTTCAACTAATAGTGAATCTTCATCTATAATTAGAAAACGTTCCGAAGAAACATCGTTTACTTCTCCTCAAAATCAAGAAGTTAAACCACGTAGAAAGGGTCAAGTGGAGACTGTATGA
- the LOC122630930 gene encoding protein CLEC16A homolog isoform X4 — MYLYNVLSKNQTVSENNRGLLVETLRSIAEILIWGDQNDSSVFDFFLEKNMLSFFLRIMKQKCGSYVCVQLLQTLNILFENIRNETSLYYLLSNNHVNSIIVHKFDFSDEEVMAYYISFLKTLSLKLNTHTIHFFYNEVNEHTNDFPLYTEAIKFFNHSEGMVRIAVRTLTLNVYRVEDVSMLAFIRDRTAAPYFSNLVWFIGNHIIELDTCVRNDADHQSQNRLSDLVAEHLDHLHYLNDILCLNIPDLNKVLSEHLLHKLLVPLYVYSLMKQKDLYQNQDERKYVSVVVALFLLSQVFLIVSHGPLVYTLAAVILKSDLNMIQIGVRKVIETFSDISSNKLIEFSQPKETLEKSLENLCESLTISESLNEDDNNVEFTSEIGETIGEKVQDLSKPSTSRAHMLPCDTSIKSSEELDMNISTEELEDIKHLNVTDEEKERLALESPLTQSQIQHNALELLSNKPFLETILNSLFCTENDYAALFGLCLLYALANNQGINRETLDLVLSPSQNAETKNWYNDILIDRLIHIITLSCQTNAKVRLVTLELTIKLLTQLVLSEGQSLLKDSHLAAIEAAKEQSTALLRNFYKNEEIFLDMFEDEYNEIQKRPLNVEWLMMDSNILLPPTGTPMTGIEFSKRLPCGEEERARRAIRVFFLIRELSFTINMEEETQLPLTSPDNCVQVTNVLDLNNSDIIACTVVWKDGQKIHWFLVVDDTQLILVEPDAKLGWGVAKVVAFLQDIEVAGDKDDSRCLNLTIYKPLSNSTGNRVPLLSTKFIFNDHIRCMAAKQRLTKGKIKVRQRKINQIARLLDIPTSIPHSSTPPNYALRNMRHDRILGRGQRQKDQSRPMFTVNKVPGFAAQMRREHVLRPVLGLPSTSCKRVDNNSNEKIHENGLRSRDSSPKMPRPRSEEIPLEDMRNRKTSLTSNGASASHICLEKKDNSNSGSSTNSESSSIIRKRSEETSFTSPQNQEVKPRRKGQVETV, encoded by the exons AT GTACCTGTACAATGTTCTGTCGAAAAATCAAACAGTTTCTGAAAATAATAGAGGTTTATTAGTAGAAACTCTTCGTTCAATAgctgaaattttaatatgggGTGACCAAAACGATAGTAGCGTCTTTGA CTTCTTTTTGGAAAAGAACATGCTTTCATTCTTCTTGCGTATTATGAAGCAGAAATGTGGAAGCTATGTATGTGTTCAATTACTTCAGACgctcaatattttatttgaaaatatacgtAATGAAACATCTTTGT acTACCTACTAAGTAATAACCATGTAAATAGTATTATTGTGCACAAATTTGACTTCAGTGATGAGGAGGTAATGGCATATTACATCAGTTTCTTAAAAACCTTGAGCTTGAAGTTAAATACTCATACCATCCATTTCTTCTATAATGAGGTAAACGAG cATACCAATGACTTTCCTCTATATACGGAAGCCATTAAGTTTTTCAATCATTCAGAGGGTATGGTTCGTATAGCAGTAAGAACTTTGACTTTAAATGTATATCGTGTGGAAGATGTGTCTATGTTGGCATTTATAAGAGATCGCACAGCAGCACCTTATTTTAGTAATCTTGTATGGTTTATTGGTAATCATATTATAGAATTGGATACATGTGTCCGAAATGATGCAGA tCATCAAAGTCAAAATAGATTATCAGATTTAGTGGCAGAACACTTGGATCATTTgcattatttaaatgatatactTTGTTTAAATATACCCGATCTTAACAAAGTACTCTCAGAACATCTGTTGCATAAATTACTAGTTccactatatgtatattctttaatgaaacaaaaagatctTTATCAAAATCAg gatgaaagaaaatatgtcaGTGTGGTTGTGgcattatttttactttctcaaGTTTTTTTGATTGTTTCTCATGGACCTCTTGTATATACTTTAGCAGCTGTGATACTAAAATCTGATTTGAATATGATTCAAATAGGAGTAAGAAAAGTGATTGAAACATTTAGTGATATAtcatcaaataaattaatcgaattttcaCAGCCAAAAGAAACATTAGAAAAGTCCTTAGAAAATTTATGTGAATCATTAACCATATCAGAAAGTCTCAatgaagatgataataatgtagAATTTACAAGTGAGATTGGAGAAACTATAGGTGAAAAAGTACAAGATTTAAGTAAACCTAGCACATCACGTGCTCATATGTTGCCCTGTGATACATCTATTAAGAGCTCTGAGGAATTAGATATGAATATTTCGACTGAAGAACTAGAAGACATAAAGCATTTGAATGTAActgatgaagagaaagaacgtttgGCACTAGAAAGTCCATTAACACAGAGTCAAATACAACATAATGCTcttgaattattatcaaataaaccATTTTTAGAAACTATATTGAATTCCTTATTTTGTACAGAAAATGATTATGCTGCATTATTTGGATTGTGCTTACTTTATGCATTAGCCAATAACCAg ggTATAAATCGTGAAACATTGGATTTAGTTTTATCTCCTTCACAGAATGCAGAAACAAAGAATTGGTacaatgatatattaatagatagaCTAATTCATATAATCACTCTAAGCTGTCAAACAA aTGCTAAAGTAAGGCTTGTTACACTGGAATTAACAATCAAATTGTTGACACAGTTAGTTTTATCAGAAGGACAAAGTCTTCTAAAAGATTCGCATTTAGCAGCAATTGAAGCAGCAAAAGAACAAAGCACAGCACTTTTGAGGAACTTTTATAAG aatgaAGAGATATTCTTGGATATGTTTGAGGacgaatataatgaaattcaaaaaagaCCTTTAAATGTTGAATGGTTGATGATGGacagtaatattttattacctcCTACGGGTACCCCAATGACTGGTATTGAATTTAGTAAACGATTACCATGTGGTGAA gagGAAAGAGCACGTCGTGCGATTAgagtatttttcttaattcggGAATTGTCTTTCACTATTAATATGGAAGAAGAAACACAGCTACCCTTAACAAGTCCAGATAATTGTGTTCAAGTTACCAACGTACTTGATCTAA ATAACAGTGACATAATAGCATGTACAGTTGTATGGAAAGATGGACAAAAAATCCATTGGTTTTTGGTCGTTGATGATACACAATTAATTCTAGTTGAACCTGACGCCAAGCTTGGGTGGGGTGTAGCAAAAGTAGTAGCCTTTTTACAGGATATTGAAGTAGCAGGTGACAAGGACGATTCCAGATGTTTGAATTTAACTATATACAAGCCTCTGAGTAATAGCACAGGCAACAGAGTTCCATTGCTATCAactaaatttatctttaatgaTCATATTAGGTGCATGGCTGCAAAACAaag GCTAACCAaaggtaaaataaaagtacggcaaagaaagataaatcaaATCGCTCGATTATTGGATATACCAACAAGTATACCCCATTCGTCTACTCCCCCAAACTATGCTTTACGTAATATGCGACATGACC GTATTCTTGGACGTGGACAAAGGCAGAAGGATCAATCAAGACCAATGTTTACGGTAAATAAAGTTCCAGGATTCGCTGCACAAATGCGCAGGGAACATGTCCTTAGACCTGTTCTTGGTCTTCCATCAACTAGTTGTAAGCGTGTTGATAATAACTCTAATGAGAAGATTCATGAAAATGGTTTACGATCTAGAGATAGTTCTCCAAAAATGCCACGTCCGCGTAGCGAGGAAATACCTCTTGAGGATATGCGTAATCGTAAAACATCTTTGACGTCTAATGGAGCAAGCGCATCTCACATATGtttagagaagaaagataatagcAATTCTGGTAGTTCAACTAATAGTGAATCTTCATCTATAATTAGAAAACGTTCCGAAGAAACATCGTTTACTTCTCCTCAAAATCAAGAAGTTAAACCACGTAGAAAGGGTCAAGTGGAGACTGTATGA